The following proteins are co-located in the Dyadobacter chenwenxiniae genome:
- the priA gene encoding replication restart helicase PriA, which produces MTSLFEEEITFFADLILPVPIPSLFTYRVPREMSGMIKVGARVIVQFGQKRVITAVVAHIHSNPPSKYQAKYILELLDEEPIVTTRQLELFNWVSDYYLCNIGEVLNIALPAGLKITSQSRIQMNPEFEYDDLLTDQERVVVDEIKKHQTLSYEEVERLLQRSNITAIIKSLVGKRAVILFEEVKERYKPKVVRKIRLNAAYTSNDALSKLAASLDKTPKQQEILLKYLSYIPVYNNPELNQKGLDKTIFSQDDNVSDASLNTLLKKGVFEQFEIFISRFDDIPASNAVITLTETQKEASKQIHELFAEKEVVLLHGITGSGKTEVYIELIKQVLESGSQVLFLLPEIALTTQIVVRLRKVFGDVMGIYHSKFSDNERVEVWKGILDGKFQFVVGVRSAVFLPFDNLGLIIVDEEHETSYKQHDPAPRYNARDVAVIMSYMHKGKTLLGSATPSLESYYHAQTGRYGFVEMKQRFGNAALPTFELIDTKKEKKSKKMKNEFSSVLIDHLRLNLQNKEQTILFQNRRGYSPYLQCEICNWIPECANCDVSLTYHMKAGEVRCHYCGHKEEVPRICPQCGSTQVKTMGYGTEKIEDEIHSMFPEARVQRMDLDTTRAKNAYQQIISEFEEGGIDILVGTQMVSKGLDFDNVSIVGIFDADRIIHFPEFRASERAFQMLTQVSGRAGRRAEKPGKVLIQTNNPAQRLLERIVNNDYEGMYAAEIEEREKFHYPPFTRLIKVTVKHVDEATSSKAAKVLAEKLTANLGASRVLGPQPPLVERVRNQFLFDILIKLEREKINFKAAKSFIQEKVIDILTDKTLKSIQVVIDVDCL; this is translated from the coding sequence ATGACCTCCCTTTTTGAGGAAGAAATTACTTTTTTTGCCGATCTGATTTTACCTGTTCCGATTCCTTCTTTGTTTACTTACAGGGTTCCCAGGGAAATGAGCGGGATGATCAAGGTGGGTGCGCGGGTAATTGTCCAATTTGGGCAGAAAAGAGTGATAACGGCTGTTGTCGCCCATATACATTCCAATCCGCCTTCCAAATATCAAGCCAAATACATTCTCGAATTGCTTGACGAAGAGCCTATTGTCACTACCCGCCAACTGGAATTGTTCAACTGGGTTTCTGACTATTATCTCTGCAACATTGGCGAAGTGCTTAATATTGCGCTGCCGGCCGGATTGAAAATTACAAGTCAGTCGAGAATTCAGATGAATCCTGAATTTGAATATGACGATTTGCTGACAGACCAGGAAAGGGTTGTCGTAGACGAGATTAAGAAGCATCAAACCCTTTCTTACGAAGAGGTGGAGCGGCTTTTACAGCGTTCCAACATTACGGCGATTATCAAATCGCTGGTTGGAAAGCGCGCGGTGATCCTTTTCGAGGAAGTTAAGGAACGATATAAGCCAAAAGTGGTTAGGAAAATCAGGTTAAATGCTGCTTACACGTCCAATGACGCACTTTCTAAACTGGCTGCCTCTCTCGACAAAACACCCAAGCAGCAGGAAATTCTATTGAAATATCTGAGTTACATTCCGGTTTATAACAATCCCGAACTGAATCAGAAAGGGCTGGACAAAACTATTTTCAGCCAGGATGACAATGTCTCAGACGCTTCGCTGAATACACTGCTTAAAAAAGGGGTTTTCGAGCAATTCGAGATTTTCATTTCAAGGTTCGACGACATTCCCGCTAGCAATGCCGTCATTACTTTGACCGAAACACAAAAAGAGGCATCCAAACAAATCCACGAACTTTTCGCGGAAAAGGAAGTTGTTCTTTTGCACGGAATTACAGGCAGCGGGAAGACGGAAGTTTACATCGAGCTTATCAAGCAGGTCCTGGAAAGTGGCTCGCAGGTGCTTTTTTTGCTGCCGGAAATTGCTTTAACGACGCAAATAGTTGTCCGGCTGCGGAAAGTTTTTGGCGACGTGATGGGCATTTATCATTCCAAATTTTCTGATAATGAGCGTGTTGAGGTCTGGAAAGGCATTCTGGATGGAAAATTTCAATTTGTAGTCGGCGTGCGTTCGGCTGTTTTCCTTCCATTTGATAATCTTGGACTGATCATTGTTGACGAAGAGCACGAAACTTCCTACAAACAACATGATCCTGCGCCTCGCTACAATGCGCGCGACGTGGCCGTAATTATGTCCTACATGCACAAAGGTAAAACGTTGCTCGGATCCGCAACGCCTTCACTGGAAAGCTATTACCATGCACAAACGGGCCGTTATGGCTTCGTGGAAATGAAACAGCGCTTTGGAAATGCTGCATTGCCGACATTTGAATTAATTGATACAAAAAAGGAGAAGAAGTCGAAGAAGATGAAGAATGAGTTTTCGTCTGTGCTGATTGATCATTTAAGACTGAATCTTCAAAATAAAGAACAGACGATCCTCTTCCAAAATCGCCGCGGTTACTCGCCTTATTTGCAATGTGAAATCTGTAACTGGATTCCCGAATGTGCGAATTGTGACGTGAGCCTAACTTATCATATGAAGGCTGGCGAGGTGCGTTGCCATTATTGCGGTCATAAAGAAGAAGTTCCGCGAATTTGCCCGCAATGCGGCTCTACGCAGGTGAAAACGATGGGTTACGGAACTGAAAAGATTGAAGATGAGATTCATTCCATGTTTCCGGAAGCGCGGGTGCAAAGGATGGACTTGGACACGACCAGGGCAAAAAACGCCTATCAGCAGATCATTTCAGAGTTTGAAGAAGGTGGCATTGATATTCTTGTCGGGACACAAATGGTAAGTAAAGGACTTGATTTTGACAATGTCAGCATTGTCGGGATTTTTGACGCTGACCGCATTATTCACTTCCCCGAATTTCGCGCTTCAGAACGGGCGTTCCAAATGCTTACACAAGTGAGCGGACGGGCAGGCAGGCGGGCAGAAAAGCCTGGAAAAGTGCTCATTCAAACCAATAATCCAGCGCAAAGATTGCTTGAGAGGATCGTTAATAACGATTACGAAGGAATGTATGCCGCTGAAATTGAAGAGCGCGAGAAATTTCATTATCCACCATTCACCAGGCTGATCAAAGTGACGGTTAAGCACGTCGATGAGGCCACTTCCAGCAAGGCAGCGAAGGTTTTGGCGGAGAAACTTACAGCCAACTTGGGAGCCAGCCGGGTTCTCGGACCACAGCCGCCATTGGTGGAAAGAGTAAGAAATCAGTTTTTGTTCGACATTCTCATCAAACTTGAACGAGAAAAGATTAATTTTAAGGCGGCAAAGTCATTTATACAAGAAAAGGTTATTGATATTTTAACCGATAAGACGCTCAAAAGCATCCAGGTCGTGATTGACGTGGACTGTTTATAA
- the pyk gene encoding pyruvate kinase: MSSKKTRIVATVGPASETKETLYALAKAGVNVFRLNFSHGTHADHLQRLTTIREINEEHGLNLAILQDLQGPKIRIGMVAEKDGVLIEAGNKLILSNTEVLGTAEKVSTPYDGMYNDVKIGDRILMDDGKLEVLVTGMDGSDVITEVIYGGYLKSKKGVNLPNTKVSMPSVTAKDYEDLDFGLENNVEWVALSFVRTASELIKVKEYIASKGKTARLVAKIEKPEAILNIDEIIEATDAIMVARGDLGVELPAEEVPMIQKMIVDKCNKAGKPVIVATQMLESMIDSPRATRAELNDVANSVLDGADAVMLSAETASGKYPLLAVESMTRTIERVESSTNSIYFKHHAAVSESTSVNKINDYVVMSACRLARDTQAKAIIGITRSGYTSFRLSHHRPKAGLLIFTSNKVLMNQLALYWGTKVYYYDRDQDASTDDLIEDIKQILVEKGELQKGDVFINTLSIPVSRQRKTNTVKLSVVE; the protein is encoded by the coding sequence ATGTCTTCCAAAAAAACCAGAATTGTTGCTACCGTAGGTCCAGCCTCCGAAACAAAAGAAACATTGTATGCATTGGCCAAAGCCGGGGTAAACGTTTTTCGCCTAAATTTCTCTCACGGTACTCATGCTGATCACCTCCAAAGATTAACTACCATTCGGGAAATCAACGAAGAACACGGCTTAAATCTCGCGATTCTACAAGATTTACAAGGACCAAAAATCCGTATTGGAATGGTTGCCGAGAAAGACGGTGTCTTGATCGAAGCCGGCAATAAACTGATCCTATCCAACACAGAAGTGCTTGGCACAGCTGAAAAAGTGAGCACGCCTTACGATGGCATGTATAACGATGTAAAAATCGGCGACCGCATTCTGATGGACGACGGTAAACTGGAAGTGCTCGTAACCGGAATGGACGGAAGTGACGTTATCACGGAAGTAATCTATGGCGGTTATTTGAAATCCAAAAAAGGTGTAAACCTACCAAATACCAAGGTTTCCATGCCTTCGGTTACTGCAAAAGATTACGAAGATTTAGATTTTGGTCTTGAAAACAATGTGGAATGGGTGGCATTATCATTCGTTCGCACAGCTTCGGAACTGATCAAAGTAAAAGAATACATTGCCAGCAAAGGCAAAACAGCTCGCCTGGTTGCGAAAATCGAAAAGCCGGAAGCAATTCTTAACATCGATGAGATCATTGAGGCAACGGACGCTATCATGGTGGCCCGCGGTGACTTGGGCGTTGAACTTCCGGCAGAGGAAGTGCCGATGATCCAGAAAATGATTGTTGACAAATGTAATAAGGCTGGGAAACCAGTAATTGTAGCAACCCAAATGCTGGAAAGCATGATCGACAGCCCACGTGCCACACGTGCTGAGCTGAACGACGTTGCGAACTCGGTTTTGGATGGTGCTGACGCTGTGATGCTTAGCGCGGAAACAGCTTCAGGAAAATATCCGTTGTTAGCCGTTGAAAGTATGACAAGAACAATCGAAAGAGTTGAATCGTCGACAAACAGCATTTATTTCAAACATCATGCTGCTGTAAGTGAAAGCACTAGCGTCAACAAAATAAATGATTACGTGGTTATGAGCGCTTGCCGTCTGGCCCGTGACACGCAGGCAAAAGCGATCATTGGGATTACACGCTCGGGTTACACATCTTTCCGTCTATCTCACCACCGCCCAAAAGCTGGTTTGCTGATTTTCACTTCTAATAAGGTGTTAATGAACCAGCTAGCATTGTATTGGGGAACAAAAGTATATTATTACGACCGCGACCAGGATGCTTCCACCGACGACCTGATCGAAGATATCAAGCAAATTTTGGTTGAAAAAGGGGAATTGCAAAAAGGAGATGTGTTCATTAACACGCTTAGCATCCCGGTTTCAAGACAACGTAAGACAAACACTGTTAAATTGAGCGTTGTAGAATAG
- a CDS encoding Uma2 family endonuclease — MSKSIGHMIASSNPQKVLPKNISAKNIPDVLIHEIIDGVPLYRKGYREVLAKTKTVEEIMGCSSLQFFIIDYILGILYPVINRQKYIIATNEAGLHLDRRNNLSGDIMIFDKNVLTIDKIDTHYSQVHPMISIEIDLDVELERFTENGYITIKTQKLLDFGTDKVIWFLTKPKSVMIATKDNDWRTFSWDQDIEMLDGICCNVGKYLKEKGSEFA; from the coding sequence ATGAGCAAATCAATAGGACATATGATAGCTTCTTCCAATCCGCAAAAGGTTTTGCCTAAAAACATTTCTGCGAAAAATATCCCTGACGTTCTGATCCATGAAATTATTGACGGCGTACCCTTGTATCGCAAAGGTTACCGTGAAGTACTGGCCAAAACGAAAACGGTAGAAGAGATTATGGGTTGCAGCTCATTGCAGTTTTTTATTATTGATTACATCCTGGGAATTTTATATCCCGTCATCAACAGACAAAAATATATCATTGCGACAAACGAGGCCGGCCTCCATTTGGATAGAAGGAATAACCTGTCGGGAGACATTATGATCTTCGATAAAAATGTCCTCACCATCGATAAAATTGATACGCATTATTCGCAGGTGCATCCGATGATCTCCATCGAAATTGATCTGGATGTCGAATTGGAAAGGTTTACAGAGAACGGCTATATAACAATCAAAACGCAAAAGTTGCTGGACTTTGGAACTGATAAAGTGATTTGGTTTCTGACAAAACCAAAGAGTGTAATGATCGCTACCAAAGACAATGACTGGCGGACATTCAGCTGGGACCAGGACATTGAAATGCTGGATGGGATCTGTTGTAATGTAGGTAAATATCTGAAAGAGAAAGGTTCGGAGTTTGCCTGA
- a CDS encoding type II toxin-antitoxin system RelE/ParE family toxin yields the protein MALEIVWSPRALDNFHGVVSHLEENWFESVIKDFVKRTEHVLHMIADHPNMFRQISEDSLIREAVITKHNLLIYKVTESKVIVLAVYDTRQHPKKKQIF from the coding sequence ATGGCTTTAGAAATTGTTTGGTCGCCGAGAGCATTGGACAATTTTCATGGCGTAGTTTCCCATTTAGAAGAAAATTGGTTTGAGTCTGTGATAAAAGATTTTGTAAAAAGGACAGAACATGTATTGCATATGATTGCTGATCATCCGAACATGTTCAGGCAAATCTCAGAAGATAGCCTTATCCGCGAAGCCGTTATTACGAAACACAATCTCTTGATTTATAAAGTAACAGAATCCAAGGTAATTGTCCTGGCTGTTTACGATACGCGCCAGCATCCTAAAAAGAAGCAAATTTTCTAG
- a CDS encoding aminotransferase class IV family protein: protein MSRTLCFETICCENRELKNLSYHEARLNRTRHELWGYSDYWNLSERIVIPDSVDNALYKYRLSYNKEIEAIKWEPYTPRTIQKIRRVYHDTIDYRYKYEDRNELNTLFAQRKDADEILIIRNGLVTDSFYCNVAFYNGNDWFTPRSPLLPGTQRAFLLDSGVIREADIRESDLREYSKVKLFNAMVGWEDAVELGIESIA from the coding sequence ATGTCCCGCACATTATGTTTTGAAACGATTTGTTGTGAAAATCGTGAACTGAAAAATTTGTCTTACCACGAAGCCAGACTTAACAGAACGCGTCATGAGTTATGGGGTTATTCCGATTATTGGAATCTGTCCGAACGCATTGTGATCCCCGATAGCGTCGACAACGCGCTATATAAATACAGGCTTTCATACAACAAAGAAATCGAAGCAATAAAATGGGAGCCCTACACACCCAGAACCATCCAAAAAATCCGCCGTGTATATCACGACACCATTGATTACCGTTACAAATACGAAGACCGCAACGAATTGAACACACTTTTTGCCCAAAGAAAAGACGCCGACGAAATCCTGATTATCAGAAACGGCCTGGTTACTGATTCGTTCTACTGCAATGTTGCTTTTTATAATGGAAACGACTGGTTTACACCCCGTTCGCCATTGTTACCCGGCACACAGCGGGCATTTTTGCTAGACTCAGGCGTCATTCGGGAAGCTGATATAAGGGAAAGTGATTTGAGGGAATATAGCAAAGTGAAGCTGTTTAATGCGATGGTTGGATGGGAAGATGCGGTGGAGTTGGGGATTGAAAGTATTGCTTAA